TGTGAACACAGGACACCTGGGGGCGCTGCAGCCAGGGAGGAAGTGTGTccaccaggccctgccccagTGGGGGCTTGCCAGAGGAATGCAGGTGAAAACGGGCCAAGCAAGGCTGGAGCACTGACCAGCGGCCTGGGGTGTGGAGGCTCCGGACTGAGGCCCTGGACGCGGCCTGAAGCCTGGGTCACTGCGGGGCCACCAGGAAGCACAGGACCCCCAGGCCCAGACCTAAGCTGTGTGACACTGGGCAGAGGCCGTCCCTCTCTGGACATCCCACCAGGCTGCTGACTGGAGACGGGAGGAGAGGTGGTGAGGGTGCAGGCTCCTGGGCACAGTTTCTTGGGACCAAGTCCTCGTGAGTGCTCCCCCACGGCCAGCCACAGCTGGGGGAGCAAAAGGAgcactaggggccggcactgtggcatggcgggtaaagtcgtcgtctgcagtgccggaatcccatatggatgccggtttgagtcccagctgctccatttctgatccagctccctgctatggcctggaaaagcagtaaaagatggtccaagtccttgggtccctgcacccacgtgggaaacctggaggaagctcctggctcctgggttctgattggccagctgcagccatccggggaagtgaaccagcagaagacctctctctctctctctctctctctctctttctctctccgtaactctgcctttcaaataaataaataatttttaaaaagaaaagaaataaaagcaagaagcacgaagcagggagccagctctgcccctctctgAACTTTTGTGGGCTGTGTGATGCTTAGTGGGTGACAACCTCCCTAAGCCTCCGCTTCcacacctgtgaaatggggagaGCACCTGCCTCTGGGCATGAGCACGCGGGAACCTCGGAAGATGCGGGCCATCTGCCCCACTACTGCCTATGCAGCACCGACCCTGTCTCCAGCCTCCTTCTCAGGGGCCAGGCCCCCGGCTTCAGCGACACCCCTGCCTGCGCAAACACCCCCAGGGCCAGCTCAACTCTCAGGCCTTGGCATGGACATCACCTCTTCCCCCAAGCCCTTCAGTGCATGCACAGGCTGAGCTGGGGTGCCTCGCCCTGGCCCTACCCCACAGAGCCCTGAGTGGGCCGCACCCCATTTCCACTCCCAGCAGCTCATCCGCtctcccccagcctgccccccaccagagctgagctcagCTCCCTCACAGGCCTGGCCAGCACCTATGAGCAGAGGGACTTCTACAAACAGCAGGGGGCTGCAGGccctcccactcctcccagccctccccccccccccactcccggcaggcagggctcagagagAAGCAACAGAATGGGGGTGGTGAACAGACATGTTGTCGGCCAAGTCTCTGCCCCGAAGCCTGGTCAGCCCTGAGGTGGGGCCAGAGGAATGAGGGtcccctgggatctcacagagccgggatgggggtggaggtgaCAGATGGGGTCCTGGAGGTCCAGTGGCTTCTGCCTGCCAGCAGGAGTCAGGCCTTGGAGCTGGAGGAGGCTCAGCACCCTCCCcggggcacccacatgggctggGGACCAGGACAAGGTCGGATGTCAGCAGGAGGCTTCTCCAGCATAGGGGCCGCCTTCCTCCCAGGCCGCCATGTAGGGACCACCCAGGGTGTGTCAGGCTGGCGAGCCTCTCACTGCCCCGTGCTCTCTGGACCCTGATCCTCAGGCCACGTCCCTCCCAGCCGGTCTGGCACCTCCCACTCCAGCCTGGGGCTGAGCAGGTTggtcccctccctgggcctgtCGCTGTATTAAGGCAGCCATGAGCCATTTCTGCCCTCGGAGGGTGGCCGTCCTTTTTCCTCGGGGTGCCACGGCCAGATTGCACTGCTGCGTTGTTTGCAACACTTGCAAGTAAAAAAAGAGCCCTTCTCACCCACGCACCACAGTCACAGGCCACGCGCACCACAACGCACACCCGGCGTCACAACCGCAGGAGGACGCCTGGGGGCAGGGACACACGGAGGACACACGCGCACCACACACACCTCACGCGGGTCCGCTGGACAGCATCACAGATGGCCACCTCCTCAGCCACAGCCGCCCCGACCCCAGGCTGGTGCGCACGCACTGGACACACGCGCGCTGGGGGGCGGCGGAGGCGGGCTTACAGGTCGGGGTCCTGGCGGCTGCACTCGACGCCCGCGTCCTCCTCGTGACCGCAGTTGTGCGTGCCCACGCTGGCGTGCGCGCACTCCAGCAGGTTGCGCTCACTGCCCGTGCAGCGCACGTCATCCAGCAAGATGGGCAGGGCGCGGCCCTCGCCGAACTCTGCACGCTTGGCGGCGCGCACGGCGTGCGCAAAGCCCAGCTGGCGACACACCACGGCGGCCGCCTTGGCGTCCCATGCGTCGTCGCACACCGTCCCCCAGCGGCCGCCCACGAACACCTCCACGCGCCCGCGCCCAGGGGCAAGGCCTGCAGGCCGCACTAGGCGCACCGCGCCGTTCGAGGGCTCCGGGACCGCCGTGCtcggccgcccccgccgccgcccacCGCCCCTCCGGCCCCCTGGACGCCGAGTGGGCCTGGCAGGCCGCCGGGTGGGCGCGGGCGGGGCAGCCGTAGGGCGGCTGCGGCGCGGCGCCTTGGTGGACGTGTGTGCCGTGGGGCGCAACGTGGGGCGCGGGGTGCTCTCCGTGGTCCAGATGAACTCTGTGGAGAGAAAGAGCACAGGGTCAGGGGGCTCCCAgccgccccagcccagcccgcccTCCAGCTCGGGCACCCTGCAAAGAAGGCAGCCCAGGAGAGATGCCCTCCGTCTGCCCTTTGCTGGACTCTGAGCTCCCTGGGGTGCCTCTTGGGGCACCAGCCTCGAGCCGGGTCTCAGGCACTTCTTCCATAGTGCAGGAGCCCTCGCTGCCAGCTGCCTTGTGCCAGTCTGCTGTGGGGTCTCCGCGAGCCGTGCCCTCCCGGGAGTGcccagacagaggagagaagaccCGGACCAGGAGGCATCTAAGAGCCAGGGAGgcctctctgcttccagtccttGGTTTTAGGGGTGAGGGTGCTGTATTTCCCAGATGGGACCGGGGTCTAAAGCAGTCAGGGACAGGCAAGACGGAACCCAACCCTCCTGGGACTGCTTGTCTGGGTGACCCTCTCCTCCAGTCTCCCAAGGCTGCTGGCCCCGCCTGCTGTCACAGTGGGCTGAGTGTGAGCTTGCTGGGTGCATGGCATGGCCCACACTGATcaagccccctgccctgccccaccacaGGTGCTGGGGAGCTGACCGGGGGTCATTCCCCTTGTCCCTGCAGGATGTTGGGACAGGCAGGGTGCAGGTTGGCCTCAGTTGGAAGATAAACCCCAGCCTACAGAAGACACCGTGCTGTGTCCAGCCCCACTCCAGGCAGGTGCAGTGTGAGGTGGGACAGctccaggtgggggtggggccactGCATCCCCAGGCTACTCAGCACCCCCAGGCCAAATCCCTTTAACCCCTGATCCACCCGGACTAGTCCCATTTTGCAAAGTCCTGAGTGCAGAAAGGGCCTCTCCGTACAAGGCCAAGTGCAGGACAAGGCTGGGGGGCACCATGACATGGGCAGGGCATCCTGGCCCCACTCCTCCCATAGAAAAGCCCCTCAAGCTCCCGGGCTGCCTCGCTGCTCCCCGAGTGCAACCCCCCCTCCAGTCTGCAGGAatccagaccccagccccagtctcACACTGCTCTTGGTGCCTTCCCATGGGACCCAGCACACAGTTCTGTCACCAGGCCTGGGCACTAAATGACTTCTCTGTCCCTTCCAGGACAGGGCCTGGTCTGGCTTTGGCTCCGGGAACAAACGCCAGGGCCAGAAACTGctcaatgagtgaatgaaacaCTCATCAAGCCAGAAGCCGGCGGCAGCTAGAACCAGCTCCAGAGACCCTGAGCTcgtccctcccccagcctccctgtgccCCGGGCACCcctcctcagggccctgcaccccaacacCAGCTGCCCGGAGCCTCCTCCAGACACAGCCAGCCAGCTGTCTTGCAGAGCACACTTGGCCCACAGGCTGGGTTTTTAGAATGCTGAACTAGTTGCCAACGTTTTCCATTGGGAGGCCGCACGTAACAACCCCAGAAGACAGGCCCAGGCTCAGTTGGGAGCCCAGGTCATGGCCGTATACTCGATGGCTGGAGAGAGCGAGTTCCTGCTCCCCTTAGAAGCTAGGGCAACACGGGTCTTTGATCCTGCCTCGCTTGGGCCCAGAGGCGCAGCCCCTTCCACCGAGCCCTGGCCCCAGACCCCACGAGCAGTCCCTGTGGCCTCACCTGACCCTTCAGTCTCCCAGCCTTTGCTTGTCCACCCTTGCCTCCCTCCTCACTGTGCTTTTGGCAAAATGGTAGACCCTTCTGGAGGGCCCAGCCCAAGGGCCACCCCCTAGCAACTCTGCCCTCTCCCTCGTCCTCACCCAGAGGTTTCCCCAGAAGGCCAGGAAGACCCCTCCTAGCACCAGGCATTCCTTGCCTTGCAGTGTTCCCTCTGAGCCCTACAGCCCCATCCCCGGCACCTGGTGTAAGGAGTTGAAGccaaggggcctgcactgtggtaccAGGGGTCAAgtcactacctgtgatgctggcatcccacatgggtgctgattcgagtcccagctgctccacttcctatccagctccctgctaatgtgcctgggaaatcagcagaagctggtacaaatgcttgagcccctgcacccacatgggagaccaggatggagctcctgcctcctaactttggactggcccagtcaggagtgaccagcaggtggaagatctatcgcttgctccctctctctctctttctctctcctcctcctcctctctctgttaactctgcctttcaaataaataaatctttaaaaaaagaaaagaaaaaggaattgagGCCAGTTAAAATAAGATCCACTACCAGTTAAAGCTCTTCCCACTGGAACCGAGTGTCTAACGAGAGCCAGGCTTGGTGCAGACCTCAAGGGCCAGGTgcggggctcccctcccccacagggctcccctGGGCGGGCACTTACTCTCCTTGGGCACAAAGGGGATGAGGCGGCTCCTCACTTTCACCTGGGCAGGTTGGATCTGGCACTTGCCAGGTGGCGCCCGCCTGCCAAAGACACACAGGAAGTCATGAGTGCCAGGCTGGGAGCCCACCTTGCATATGTTCCCTCCCCCAGCAgcgaggcggggagggggaaggCCAGGCAGGTGCAGACAGGAAGAAACAGGTGgccatttactgagcacctgctgtggggccTGCAGCATGACCTGGAGCACTCCACACCCCCAGGGTTCTAGGAGCCCAACCCAGGACAGGAGCCCGGGCAGCTGCTGCGTGGACAGCGCTGTCCTCCGGCCGTGCTGTGCGGTCTCTCTCCTCCCGAGGCTGCAGCCTGGTTCCACGGCCTCGCAGGAGGCtctctgcctgctctctgctcctgctTGGCTGGCAATGCAGAATCAGAGCGGCCCTCATGGCTGGAGGAACCAGGGAACGGTTCAGTCAAGCTCCAGGCTGAagtgggggctggggacagagctgCGGGCTCCGGGGCCCAGAGGTCCCAAGGGAAGGAGGCTGAGAACCGTTGCCAGGCTGTGAATTGGGTCTGCTCTGACATCTTTGCGACGCACAAGGAAGGAATGGAATcccattttaattagtttttggCTGTGGATCTGTGACTCTTTGAATGAGACCGGCCCTGTTCTGGGACTGCCCCGATGGGCCCACACTTCAATGGGGCTCCGTCAGCACGAGGTGGGACGCAGCCACATGACACGCGGGGGCCTCCAAGCCGGGCTGGCAGAAGGGGACGAACCAGGAGGGACGGCGGCCGAAGGAGCCCAGCCAGGCGCCCGCGCTGCCCAGAGCCGGAGGAAGGGCTGGGTTTTGCTGGCTCTGACCCCCACATCACACCCACACAGACCAGGCAGGGGGCTGTTCTCTAAGGAAATTGCAGAGAAAACCTTCGCTGAGCAAAGCGTAGGAGTCACCCCAAAAAGTGTCCAGGCGGTTATGCGTGGGCGGGGCCTGCCCCCTCTGTGCAGTGAGGCCTCTGTGCCGCACGTGTGGATGGAAGGGTGTGTTTTCCTTCCAAAAGAGAAGAACGAGGAGTGGGAGAAGAGGAGGCAGCGAGGGAGCCGAcgcccactcctggctcctgctggccacagggcctggggcaggattCAATAGATCTCGGCTCCCCCACAACGCCCAGACAATACGCGGACAGAGCAGGGAGAGAGCAGaaaggcaaggagccaggagcaggtgcatgAGAGGCCAGAGTGGGTGTGAACACGAGGCTCAGACAGCAGGGCTCTCTGCAGAGAGCGGTCTGGTTAGAACTGGAGATCACCTCAAATTCCACAGGACGGGCAAGACCACTGGGGGAGCGTGACTCAGCGGGATCCACACAGCCAGCCAAAGTGACCCTTCTGAGGGTGACGCGGCAACGTGGAAGGGTTTACACAAAACCAGGACAAAGGCGCTAAGACCAAGTTCCTGTGTGCACCCTGGCTCCACACACATGAAGACAGGTGGGACCCTGGGGACGCCAGGCCACGGGGGCGGCAGGACGAAGAGCTCACACCTCTCTTGTTAAAACCACGTCAGTAGACGcgtctttctttttgtaaaaaataaaagtgcggggccagcgctgggacctagaaggctaagcctccacctgtggggctggcatcccaaatggacaccggttcatattccagctgctccacttcccatccagctcttggcaatggcctgggaaggcagtgtaggatggcacaagtccttgggaccctgcacccacgtgggagacccggaagcagctcctggctcctggcttcagatcagcccagctctagctattgtggccatttagagagtgaaccagcagatggaagtcctctctctctctctctctccccctccctctctccccctctctctgtctgtaactctgcctctcagataaataaatcttaaaaaaaaaaaaaaaagtgtggtgaACAAGGAAAGCCGGAGCTGTcccagagagagagcagaggaagcTAAAGACAGGATGACGACCTGTCCCAGGGGGCCAGGAGGAGACCCTGGAAGAGAAAAGGGACAGTAAGGACCCACTAGACAAATCCCGAGATACGTGGGCGAGGGCTTGGTTAAAAGCAAAGCTCCAAGCGCAGTTCCTGGCAACAGAGGGACTGGGATGGGTAAGAAGCCAGCGCGAGGGCACGCTGGTTGAGGGAGGCCAAGGGCGTGTGGGCAACGGGCCGCCACCTGGTGACTTTGCCGTGAATCTAAAGCTGTTCTCCAATTTAAAAACAGCCCAACAGGGGTTTCGGGGGTCTTCCTGCCCTCATGTGTCCCACAGGCTGGGGAAACGACACATCGGGGACCCACCCAGGATGCCAAACCTGAGCAGCCGCTCGGGCTCCCTCCGGGGCTGAGCACAAGGTGTGAGCCCCCAAGCACAGACTGCTGGGGAAGCTGGGAGACTCCCGGGGGGACGCATGTGCagggctctgccctgggccaTTCCAGAGGTGAAGGGTCTCCCAGACCAGCGGGGACAGTGGAGTGGCTCAGAGTGGCCTGAGTGCCCAAAGGGGCCCAGCAGGGGCCTGATGGaaatgggtggggggaggggctgggagaaggCCAGGCCTAAGGCACCCTGGGCAGCACCACACAGtccaggagggcagggcaggcctggAGACCCTGGCTGGACCTAGTTCTGGCTCTGGTCCTCACAGGGGCCCCGCCCCTTACTTGATATCTTATGACCCATGTTCACTTCTGGAAAATGGGCCCCTGAGAATCAATGAGCCATGCGTGGAAGGAGTCAGAACACAGCCTGGCCCTTAACCCGACACTGCTGCTTAGAGGCCTTGCACCTGACGGAGGCAAGGGAGCCAGGGAGGATCTGAGGGGCCCCTGTGCTCCAGTGAGTAGTGGTCACATCGGGAGGGGACACGAGGGGGTCAGGGGTCCGGGAGGCATCTCAGAGGCAAGCCAGGGTCCAGGGGTGCAGGGGATGGGTCCCCCCAGTAGTAAGGAGTAAGGGGCACACCAGAAGAAGGAAAGATGTAGGGGAGTGGGCCAGACGAGACTGCTGGGTCAAGGCCATGATCATGGCCCCGTGGGATCTTCTGCAGAATACTGCCCTTTAAGGCAGGCTGACATGGGTTTGAATTCACCCCTCACCAGTGGTACCAGCTTGGtgagctctctcctctctgggcctcagtgctCACATCTGAAATATGGGGCTATTAATGATCTCCACCTTGGGCTGTGGCAGGGAGGAGACGCGGCAAGGGAGGGGCGTGCTCCTGGCAGTGGTAGCAGCTGGGTCGGTGTCCAGTGCAGGGACTCACCTGGAGGGGTCGATGACTTTGTAGATGACCCCCCGGGCGGCTGTGGCACTGGGCACGCCGGTCGACATGAAGTACAACTCCCCTTTGAACAACGAGCAGGCGACAGTGAGAAGGCTGCTTGGAGGacggtcccagctgcccctgcctgccccagctccctcagGTTCCCAGGCGCATGCCAGCCTCAGGAAGCCACCAGGTAAGGCACTGAGCAGGCCCAGAGACTGGGGCTGCCCGAGGCACCCACGCCATCCAGGGGCCTCTCAGCACCCTTGCCCGGCCATGGGTCGCTCTGCCTGGTGACccagccccccaggcctggcctctgcctgggtcTCAGAGCCGAGGCCACGCTCCCCTGGGCACAAATGTGGGTGACTGGCTTCACTGTGGATGGCTTCCTGGAGGCTCTCCGAGCCTCAACTGCCTCATCTTTACAATGGACGCACCCCACGGGGCCTTTCACAGTGTGGCCCCATCAGTGATGGCTGTTGTCTTTGCCACCAAATGGAGCCAGCGCTGCCCAGGCTGTGAGGCCAGGGCCTGTCCCCACGGAGCGGCCGGCACCTCccaggcatggggggggggggtgtctctagTGCTAACCCCAGGGCATCCCCGCAGGCCTGTGTAACCCATTTCTCCCCTGCTCAGGGCTGTGGGGAAAGCGTTGGTGCCCAGAAGCACTGGGCGAAGGCTGGtcctccctgctctctccccGCCCTCTTCCTACCCCGCCAGGAAGTGGGCTTCGTGATTCCCAACTGTTAGTCGGaaagacaggggccagcgctgggagAGACCTGGGACTCCCGGCACGGCCACTCGCTCAACCCCAAATGCCCTTGTCTGCCACCTCCGTCCAGCCAGCCAACTTCAGGTGCTGCTCTGGACAGCCCCCCGGGGCCAGCCTGGGTACAAGGCCCTAACTGGGCACAAGCAGCCAGCCTCGGTTTCCTGCCTGTGAAGTGCTAGGGTGGGACCAGGCAGATCCAGGCCCCTTCCAGCCCCAGTCTGCTGGGGGTCATGACCCCCAGTGCTGTGCAAGTGCAGGGAAGGCTGCccccgcaccccaccccaccccgcacgCACAGAGCCCACGGGGCAGCGAGGCCCTGGTCTGGCAGTCTGCAGGGATCAGCTAGGGTGGCGGGCGCCGGCGCTGGGAGAAGCTGGTTTGGGAGGGACCCCAGTGCTCTCCCCAGGCGGGGGAGCTGCAGCTCCCTTCCAGGCTCTGGGTCAGTGGGGGaccagcacctctgcttccaaacACATTAGCCCCCTGCTGACCACAAGAAAGGGCATTCAAGGGCCCAGCCGGCTGGGgtggcagtgggggctgggctgctccTTGGGGATTTCAGATTCTGAAGGGGGTCGGCTCCACAAAGGCTTCCCAGCCACAGCCCTTCCAagcggccccctcccccgctggGGGGTTGCCTAGTAACCCTGCCAAGCATCCACGGGGCCTGCCTGGGGCCCCCTGCTTTTGTCGGGAACAATCCCAGGACTGAGACaaaggcaggaggctggagccggaTCTGGCCTGCgtggccctcccccacccccaccctgcactgGAAAGGACCCAGGACTGTGACCAAACAGGAACCCCGGGCCGGCCGGTGGAGGTCTCTGGGGAGGACTTCCCCCACCCGCCTGCATTTCCACTGACTGCGGGAGACCCTTGGTCAGGTCATCCCTCTTGTCCAGACCCCTGCCCAGGGAGCGGCCGGGAGGAGAGGCAAGTGAGGAAGCAGAGGCtcagaggggcgggggaggggagcccacCCAACGCCTCCCTCCCCAGTGAAGAAGTCATTTCAGGCCCTGGACGCTGCCTCCTCTGGCgtctgggggaggggccagccgTGATGGACAGGTCTCCAGGGAGCTCACCGGCCTCGTCCTCGGCGAAGGAGATGATGTGTGGGTAGTAGTTGTTGATGAGGCCGGGGAAGGCGCAGGTCTGGCCACGACCCATGCAGATCTCACTGTACTGCCACTGGCCTGTCCCCTCATTCTCTCGCAGGGACATCAGACGTCTGCAAAGGAGCAGGAGCTGTGGGGTCCATGGGCATGGTGCGCAGGGGGCGCCCCCACCAACCTCACTGTCCATCTTTCCATCCACCCACTCCTCCGTGCCCCAGAGACCACACTCACTTTGCAGGGTCCAGGGCACAAGGGCCCTTGTTCCAAAAATATTGAGAATTTCAAGATGGGTTCAGATGAGCATTAAGCCAAGTGTGAACACCTCCAGGCGTGGGGCCCTGCATGATGGCAAGGCCTGTCCACCCACCAGGCTGCCTCTGAGCGCCGTCTCTGCCGGTGACCAACCAGAGACACACGGGGTGCACACGGCCAGCCTGACTCCTGCCCCTCAGCACCACTCAGCCCCCTGACTGGCAGGAATGGAACTTTCCAGACCTGGCTTCAGTAAAAGAACCCACCACGGTTGGTGCCCAGCAGTTGGCACATCCTCCACTGGAGCTGGGATAGCTGCAGGATATGCTAATCTTGCTTGTCAATCACAGGCCAATGCTGCCAGGCCAAGCTCAGTTCCTCCTCTGACTGCCCCACGCTGGGCTCCCAGCACTGCGCACAGGCTAAGAAACAGCAGTAGGTGGCGCATGAGTCTGTCCCTCGACTCAGGTACAAAGTGCTCCTGACTTCTgtggccttggccctggcccaaAGCCTGACCCAGCAGGCATAAGAAGAGAGGCTTCATCTAGAGGCCGAGGGCCGGAGGACAGCCCATGGAAGGGGCAGAGCCGGGCACAGCTCTGCACCCAGTGTGCAGACCTTCTGAACACTCCTGAGAGGTTGGATTCCCTGCCGCCCCAGGCTCCCTCATTTCCTCCctggactccccccccccccccgcccccgccccattCAGCTGCCTTCCTgcagagaggctggggtggggagagtgagGAGCAGCCACCCACCGAgcaacagcagggctggtggGTGGGGACCGGCTCAGACGTGGGGACCACCGGTCCCACTTTACAGGTGAGACAGTGCAGCACAAGGTCCCCTGGccaggtggggctgggactcGCTCGGATCCAGGCCAAGGCCTGAGCCTGCTCTTTAAAGCGGGTGCCAGGCCACCAGCTTGCCCTGTGCCCCCATCTCAGCTTCCTCCTCCACACCGTGCGGCCAGAGCACCCCTTAGGACACAGCCTGGCTCACTGCAAGTTCAAGAGACAGGTTTGATTTCTCCTCGAAATTCCATTGCAGGAGGGGTgactccccctcccacccctccaggGCCCTGGAATCAGTGAGCCTTCACAGGCCACAGTGGTCAGGCCTGGCCAGCACGCCCTCTTGCCAGCAGCATGGCCGTGCAGGggccactgccttctctggcctcagtttcccagtcTGTGCCAGGGGACTGGCACCACGCTCCCTGTGGTCCTGGATGCCTCAGGGTGGGTAGGGCTCTGGGTCTGCAGCTGGTACGGTGACCAGTCCTGTCCTCTggtcccagctctgtccctgccaTCAAAAAAGACACTGGGCCCAGAGCCCGGGGGTCCCGGGAGAGGGCACCTGCACTTAGGTCACAAGCTGTGCCGACACCGTGGGGCGCCCCAGGCAGCCAGACAAGGCAGGTGGGGGCCTGTCTGCTACTTCCTCCCTGGAAGAGGCCCACTCAGCCGCACCTGTGCATATACCTGCGTCCACACTCCCTTCTTTCTACCACAGTCCTGGGGAGCCAGCAGCCGCAGCTGGGGGGTGAAGCTCCCCCACCCCTGTCTGCCACTTACCCGCTCATGAAATCACCAAAAATGTAGAGGCCGTTCAGGTTGGGGTACTCGCAGCCGCGGTACACGTAGCCCCCCGTGACGGACTTGCCCAGCTTGTGCGGGTAGGCGAAGATGGGCAACACGTCGTCTGTGCGGGCGAGAGACACGGGGTGAGCCCGGGGCTGCTTCAGCTCCCCGGGGCCAGCGGGGAACCGGCCGGCCCCGCGTCCTGGGAACAAGGGCGCGTGGGGTCACCCCGAGGGGCGCCCCGGGTGTGGGGAGGTTCCGCGTGGGGGCGCAGGTGAGGCCGGACGGAGAGCGGCGCGCAGCCCGTGGTGTGGGCGCAGACTCGGGGTCgggggcgcgggggcgcgggCGGTCACCGAGCGAGGCGTTGGCGCACAGCTTGCGGTCGTAGCACTCGAAGCCCTCGCGCGCGCGCCAGCCGTAGTTGCGGCCGCGCTCCACCAGGTCCACCTCCTCGAACTTGTTCTGGCCCACGTCGCCGCAGAAGAGGCGCCCGCGGCCCGCGCCCGACGCCGGGTCGCCGCGGTCGAAGGAGCAGCGCCACATGTTGCGCACGCCCAGGGCGTAGACCTCGGGCCGCGCGGCGGGGTCGCCCACGAACGGGTTGTCAGGCGGGATGCGGTAGAGCGGGCCGCGCTCGTTGCGGTCCACGTCGATGCGCAGCACCTTGCCCAGCAGCGCCGACCTGCGGTGGACGGGACAGGGCGCCGCTGCGGTCGCTGTGAGAGCACGGGCcccgcggggcgggcgcgggcaGGTGCAGGCCAGCCTTGGCTCTGGCCCCAGAGGCCCGCGTCCCTTACAGCTGGGTAACCGCAGCTCATTCAGCGTTTATGACGGggtgccaggccctgccccaagCTCTGGCCGAACCTTCCAGGAAGGCGGGAACTATGGCGACCCCCACCTCACGGCCAGGGCCGCGAGCTCAGGTCGCACAAGGTGCCCAGGTGCCATCGTGGAGGTAGATGGTAGGGTCCAGCCGGGCAGCTCCTTCCCACAACGCCAGGGGGGCATCCCCGGGGTTCAGAGTAAAGGGGGGGGGCTGCTCGGTCCTGCGTGTGTACAGGGCTGTCCTGCGGAGCGAAAATCCCACTAAAAATTGGACTCGTATGCCTGTTCCTCCAGTATCCGGCTcgaggcc
The DNA window shown above is from Lepus europaeus isolate LE1 chromosome 22, mLepTim1.pri, whole genome shotgun sequence and carries:
- the HHIPL1 gene encoding HHIP-like protein 1; this encodes MAGRRAGAGALLALRALLALRALPAAAHPQCLDFRPPFRPPQPLRFCAQYSAFGCCAPEHDAALARRFGALAARVDAALWAACAGYALDLLCQECSPYAAHLYDAEDPSTPLRTLPGLCQDYCLDMWHTCRGLFRHLSPDRELWALEGNQAKFCRYLSLDDVDYCFPRLLVNQNLNSNLGRVVADARGCLQLCLEEVANGLRNPVAMVHAGDGSHRFFVAEQVGLVWAYLPDGTRLEKPFLNVSRAVLTSPWEGDERGFLGLAFHPRFRLTGKLYVYYSVGVDFHEWIRISEFRISEDDENAVDHSSERIILEIEEPASNHNGGQLLFGDDGYLYIFTGDGGMAGDPFGKFGNAQNKSALLGKVLRIDVDRNERGPLYRIPPDNPFVGDPAARPEVYALGVRNMWRCSFDRGDPASGAGRGRLFCGDVGQNKFEEVDLVERGRNYGWRAREGFECYDRKLCANASLDDVLPIFAYPHKLGKSVTGGYVYRGCEYPNLNGLYIFGDFMSGRLMSLRENEGTGQWQYSEICMGRGQTCAFPGLINNYYPHIISFAEDEAGELYFMSTGVPSATAARGVIYKVIDPSRRAPPGKCQIQPAQVKVRSRLIPFVPKEKFIWTTESTPRPTLRPTAHTSTKAPRRSRPTAAPPAPTRRPARPTRRPGGRRGGGRRRGRPSTAVPEPSNGAVRLVRPAGLAPGRGRVEVFVGGRWGTVCDDAWDAKAAAVVCRQLGFAHAVRAAKRAEFGEGRALPILLDDVRCTGSERNLLECAHASVGTHNCGHEEDAGVECSRQDPDL